From Natator depressus isolate rNatDep1 chromosome 7, rNatDep2.hap1, whole genome shotgun sequence, the proteins below share one genomic window:
- the LOC141991713 gene encoding pancreatic triacylglycerol lipase-like: MLGIWILALFLLGTTRGKEVCFDRLGCFTDDIPWAGTIERPVAKLPWSPEKINTHFLLYTKKNPNNFQEITAINPATIGYSNFNTNKITRFIIHGFIDQGEENWLSDMCKRMLEVEDVNCICIDWSGGSRCLYTQASNNIRVVGAEVAYFINVLMEQYGYSPSKVHFIGHSLGAHAAGETGRRRPGLGRITGLDPAQPYFQGTPIEVRLDKTDAAFVDIIHTDSAPTIPYLGFGMSQAIGHLDFYPNGGIHMPGCKKNPVSQIVDIDGIWEGTRDFFACNHLRSYKYYSDSILTPDGFLGYTCASYDIFQTDNCFPCSKGGCPEMGHYADKFKDSVTSGIQKLYLNTGEAKDFARWRYKVSVSIAGKSKVTGYVNIALYGAGGNTKQYEIVQGTLKPGETYANFIDVELNVGKITKVKFLWNNHVLNPTLPTLGAAAVTVQAGEDGNVFNFCGSETVRENVLQTLTSC; this comes from the exons ATGCTTGGAATTTGGATTCTTGCACTTTTTCTGCTTGGTACAACCAGAG GAAAGGAAGTTTGCTTTGACAGGCTCGGGTGCTTCACAGATGATATACCATGGGCTGGAACTATAGAAAGACCAGTGGCAAAGTTACCCTGGAGTCCAGAAAAGATAAACACCCACTTCCTTCTTTACACAAAAAAGAATCCTAATAACTTTCAA GAGATCACTGCAATAAATCCAGCGACGATTGGCTACTCAAATTTCAATACAAACAAAATAACACGTTTTATTATCCATGGATTTATAGACCAAGGAGAAGAAAACTGGCTGTCGGACATGTGCAAG AGGATGTTAGAAGTGGAAGATGTGAACTGCATCTGCATAGACTGGAGTGGTGGATCAAGATGCCTATATACCCAGGCATCAAACAATATCCGTGTCGTGGGCGCTGAAGTGGCTTATTTTATAAATGTGCTTATG GAACAATATGGATACTCTCCTTCCAAAGTCCATTTCATTGGCCATAGCCTTGGAGCACATGCTGCaggggagacagggagaaggaggcCAGGCCTTGGAAGAATAACCG GACTGGATCCTGCGCAGCCTTATTTTCAAggtactcccattgaagtcagactagataagaCTGATGCAGCCTTTGTTGATATTATTCATACTGATTCAGCTCCCACGATTCCATATCTGG GTTTTGGCATGAGCCAGGCTATAGGACATCTTGATTTTTATCCAAATGGAGGAATACATATGCCAGGATGTAAGAAGAATCCTGTTTCACAGATTGTTGACATTGATGGAATCTGGGAAG GAACTCGTGACTTTTTTGCTTGTAATCATTTGCGAAGCTACAAGTATTATTCTGACAGCATCCTCACTCCCGATGGCTTTCTCGGATACACCTGTGCTTCATATGACATTTTCCAGACA GATAACTGCTTCCCATGCTCCAAAGGCGGATGCCCCGAAATGGGTCACTATGCGGATAAGTTTAAGGACAGTGTTACTTCTGGGATCCAGAAACTTTATCTGAACACTGGAGAGGCCAAGGATTTTGCTC GTTGGAGGTATAAAGTATCTGTGTCAATTGCTGGAAAGAGCAAAGTGACTGGGTATGTAAATATTGCCCTGTACGGAGCTGGAGGAAACACAAAGCAATATGAAATTGTTCA GGGGACCCTCAAACCAGGCGAAACATATGCCAACTTCATTGACGTTGAACTTAATGTTGGGAAAATTACAAAAGTTAAATTTCTTTGGAACAACCATGTCCTAAACCCAACCCTACCCACACTGGGAGCAGCAGCGGTCACAGTGCAAGCTGGAGAAGATGGaaatgt gtTTAATTTCTGTGGCAGCGAAACTGTGCGAGAGAACGTTCTGCAAACTCTTACATCTTGCTAA